A stretch of the Macaca mulatta isolate MMU2019108-1 chromosome 16, T2T-MMU8v2.0, whole genome shotgun sequence genome encodes the following:
- the SLC25A10 gene encoding mitochondrial dicarboxylate carrier isoform X4 produces MTGMALRVVRTDGILALYSGLSASLCRQMTYSLTRFAIYETVRDRVAKGSQGPLPFHQKVLLGSISGLAGGFVGTPADLVNVRMQNDVKLPQGQRRNYAHALDGLYRVAREEGLRRLFSGATMASSRGALVTVGQLSCYDQAKQLVLSTGYLSDNIFTHFVASFIAAAGDEPPPQGGCATFLCQPLDVLKTRLMNSKGEYQGVFHCAVETAKLGPLAFYKGLVPAGIRLIPHTVLTFVFLEQLRKNFGIKVPS; encoded by the exons ATGACGGGCATGGCACTGAGGGTGGTGCGCACCGACGGCATCCTGGCGCTCTACAGCGGCCTGAGCGCCTCGCTGTGCAGACAG ATGACCTACTCCCTGACTCGGTTCGCCATCTACGAGACTGTGCGGGACCGTGTGGCCAAGGGCAGCCAGGGGCCCCTCCCCTTCCACCAGAAGGTGTTGCTGGGCTCCATCAGCG GTTTAGCTGGAGGCTTCGTGGGGACGCCCGCGGACTTGGTCAACGTCAG GATGCAGAATGACGTGAAGCTGCCCCAGGGTCAGCGGCGCAA CTACGCCCACGCGCTGGATGGCCTGTACCGCGTGGCTCGTGAAG AGGGTTTGAGGAGACTGTTCTCAGGTGCGACCATGGCGTCCAGCCGAGGGGCCTTAGTCACCGTGGGCCAG CTGTCCTGCTACGACCAGGCCAAGCAGCTGGTCCTTAGCACCGGCTACCTGTCTGACAACATCTTTACTCACTTTGTTGCCAGCTTTATTGCA GCCGCTGGTGACGAGCCCCCTCCCCAGGGTGGATGTGCCACGTTCCTGTGTCAGCCCCTGGATGTGCTGAAGACCCGTCTGATGAACTCCAAGGGGGAGTATCAG GGCGTTTTCCACTGCGCCGTGGAGACAGCGAAGCTCGGGCCTCTGGCCTTTTACAAG GGCCTCGTCCCAGCTGGCATCCGCCTCATCCCCCACACCGTGCTCACTTTTGTGTTTCTGGAACAGCTACGCAAAAACTTTGGCATCAAAGTGCCATCCTGA
- the SLC25A10 gene encoding mitochondrial dicarboxylate carrier isoform X2, translating to MAAEARVSRWYFGGLASCGAACCTHPLDLLKVHLQTQQEVKLRMTGMALRVVRTDGILALYSGLSASLCRQMTYSLTRFAIYETVRDRVAKGSQGPLPFHQKVLLGSISGLAGGFVGTPADLVNVRMQNDVKLPQGQRRKCLASPLASPLAHAEGLRRLFSGATMASSRGALVTVGQLSCYDQAKQLVLSTGYLSDNIFTHFVASFIAGGCATFLCQPLDVLKTRLMNSKGEYQGVFHCAVETAKLGPLAFYKGLVPAGIRLIPHTVLTFVFLEQLRKNFGIKVPS from the exons ATGGCGGCCGAGGCGCGCGTGTCGCGCTGGTACTTCGGGGGGCTGGCCTCCTGCGGGGCCGCCTGCTGCACGCACCCGCTGGACCTGCTCAAG GTGCATCTGCAGACGCAGCAGGAGGTGAAGCTGCGCATGACGGGCATGGCACTGAGGGTGGTGCGCACCGACGGCATCCTGGCGCTCTACAGCGGCCTGAGCGCCTCGCTGTGCAGACAG ATGACCTACTCCCTGACTCGGTTCGCCATCTACGAGACTGTGCGGGACCGTGTGGCCAAGGGCAGCCAGGGGCCCCTCCCCTTCCACCAGAAGGTGTTGCTGGGCTCCATCAGCG GTTTAGCTGGAGGCTTCGTGGGGACGCCCGCGGACTTGGTCAACGTCAG GATGCAGAATGACGTGAAGCTGCCCCAGGGTCAGCGGCGCAA GTGCCTGGCCTCACCCCTTGCCTCACCCCTTGCTCATGCAGAGGGTTTGAGGAGACTGTTCTCAGGTGCGACCATGGCGTCCAGCCGAGGGGCCTTAGTCACCGTGGGCCAG CTGTCCTGCTACGACCAGGCCAAGCAGCTGGTCCTTAGCACCGGCTACCTGTCTGACAACATCTTTACTCACTTTGTTGCCAGCTTTATTGCA GGTGGATGTGCCACGTTCCTGTGTCAGCCCCTGGATGTGCTGAAGACCCGTCTGATGAACTCCAAGGGGGAGTATCAG GGCGTTTTCCACTGCGCCGTGGAGACAGCGAAGCTCGGGCCTCTGGCCTTTTACAAG GGCCTCGTCCCAGCTGGCATCCGCCTCATCCCCCACACCGTGCTCACTTTTGTGTTTCTGGAACAGCTACGCAAAAACTTTGGCATCAAAGTGCCATCCTGA
- the SLC25A10 gene encoding mitochondrial dicarboxylate carrier isoform X3, with product MAAEARVSRWYFGGLASCGAACCTHPLDLLKVHLQTQQEVKLRMTGMALRVVRTDGILALYSGLSASLCRQMTYSLTRFAIYETVRDRVAKGSQGPLPFHQKVLLGSISGELPGGRGTGRPGGLRMPRIWARCLASPLASPLAHAEGLRRLFSGATMASSRGALVTVGQLSCYDQAKQLVLSTGYLSDNIFTHFVASFIAGGCATFLCQPLDVLKTRLMNSKGEYQGVFHCAVETAKLGPLAFYKGLVPAGIRLIPHTVLTFVFLEQLRKNFGIKVPS from the exons ATGGCGGCCGAGGCGCGCGTGTCGCGCTGGTACTTCGGGGGGCTGGCCTCCTGCGGGGCCGCCTGCTGCACGCACCCGCTGGACCTGCTCAAG GTGCATCTGCAGACGCAGCAGGAGGTGAAGCTGCGCATGACGGGCATGGCACTGAGGGTGGTGCGCACCGACGGCATCCTGGCGCTCTACAGCGGCCTGAGCGCCTCGCTGTGCAGACAG ATGACCTACTCCCTGACTCGGTTCGCCATCTACGAGACTGTGCGGGACCGTGTGGCCAAGGGCAGCCAGGGGCCCCTCCCCTTCCACCAGAAGGTGTTGCTGGGCTCCATCAGCGGTGAGCTGCCGGGTGGGAGGGGCACGGGGCGGCCAGGTGGGCTGAGGATGCCAC GGATTTGGGCCAGGTGCCTGGCCTCACCCCTTGCCTCACCCCTTGCTCATGCAGAGGGTTTGAGGAGACTGTTCTCAGGTGCGACCATGGCGTCCAGCCGAGGGGCCTTAGTCACCGTGGGCCAG CTGTCCTGCTACGACCAGGCCAAGCAGCTGGTCCTTAGCACCGGCTACCTGTCTGACAACATCTTTACTCACTTTGTTGCCAGCTTTATTGCA GGTGGATGTGCCACGTTCCTGTGTCAGCCCCTGGATGTGCTGAAGACCCGTCTGATGAACTCCAAGGGGGAGTATCAG GGCGTTTTCCACTGCGCCGTGGAGACAGCGAAGCTCGGGCCTCTGGCCTTTTACAAG GGCCTCGTCCCAGCTGGCATCCGCCTCATCCCCCACACCGTGCTCACTTTTGTGTTTCTGGAACAGCTACGCAAAAACTTTGGCATCAAAGTGCCATCCTGA
- the SLC25A10 gene encoding mitochondrial dicarboxylate carrier isoform X5, translating into MTGMALRVVRTDGILALYSGLSASLCRQMTYSLTRFAIYETVRDRVAKGSQGPLPFHQKVLLGSISGLAGGFVGTPADLVNVRMQNDVKLPQGQRRNYAHALDGLYRVAREEGLRRLFSGATMASSRGALVTVGQLSCYDQAKQLVLSTGYLSDNIFTHFVASFIAGGCATFLCQPLDVLKTRLMNSKGEYQGVFHCAVETAKLGPLAFYKGLVPAGIRLIPHTVLTFVFLEQLRKNFGIKVPS; encoded by the exons ATGACGGGCATGGCACTGAGGGTGGTGCGCACCGACGGCATCCTGGCGCTCTACAGCGGCCTGAGCGCCTCGCTGTGCAGACAG ATGACCTACTCCCTGACTCGGTTCGCCATCTACGAGACTGTGCGGGACCGTGTGGCCAAGGGCAGCCAGGGGCCCCTCCCCTTCCACCAGAAGGTGTTGCTGGGCTCCATCAGCG GTTTAGCTGGAGGCTTCGTGGGGACGCCCGCGGACTTGGTCAACGTCAG GATGCAGAATGACGTGAAGCTGCCCCAGGGTCAGCGGCGCAA CTACGCCCACGCGCTGGATGGCCTGTACCGCGTGGCTCGTGAAG AGGGTTTGAGGAGACTGTTCTCAGGTGCGACCATGGCGTCCAGCCGAGGGGCCTTAGTCACCGTGGGCCAG CTGTCCTGCTACGACCAGGCCAAGCAGCTGGTCCTTAGCACCGGCTACCTGTCTGACAACATCTTTACTCACTTTGTTGCCAGCTTTATTGCA GGTGGATGTGCCACGTTCCTGTGTCAGCCCCTGGATGTGCTGAAGACCCGTCTGATGAACTCCAAGGGGGAGTATCAG GGCGTTTTCCACTGCGCCGTGGAGACAGCGAAGCTCGGGCCTCTGGCCTTTTACAAG GGCCTCGTCCCAGCTGGCATCCGCCTCATCCCCCACACCGTGCTCACTTTTGTGTTTCTGGAACAGCTACGCAAAAACTTTGGCATCAAAGTGCCATCCTGA
- the SLC25A10 gene encoding mitochondrial dicarboxylate carrier, translating into MAAEARVSRWYFGGLASCGAACCTHPLDLLKVHLQTQQEVKLRMTGMALRVVRTDGILALYSGLSASLCRQMTYSLTRFAIYETVRDRVAKGSQGPLPFHQKVLLGSISGLAGGFVGTPADLVNVRMQNDVKLPQGQRRNYAHALDGLYRVAREEGLRRLFSGATMASSRGALVTVGQLSCYDQAKQLVLSTGYLSDNIFTHFVASFIAGGCATFLCQPLDVLKTRLMNSKGEYQGVFHCAVETAKLGPLAFYKGLVPAGIRLIPHTVLTFVFLEQLRKNFGIKVPS; encoded by the exons ATGGCGGCCGAGGCGCGCGTGTCGCGCTGGTACTTCGGGGGGCTGGCCTCCTGCGGGGCCGCCTGCTGCACGCACCCGCTGGACCTGCTCAAG GTGCATCTGCAGACGCAGCAGGAGGTGAAGCTGCGCATGACGGGCATGGCACTGAGGGTGGTGCGCACCGACGGCATCCTGGCGCTCTACAGCGGCCTGAGCGCCTCGCTGTGCAGACAG ATGACCTACTCCCTGACTCGGTTCGCCATCTACGAGACTGTGCGGGACCGTGTGGCCAAGGGCAGCCAGGGGCCCCTCCCCTTCCACCAGAAGGTGTTGCTGGGCTCCATCAGCG GTTTAGCTGGAGGCTTCGTGGGGACGCCCGCGGACTTGGTCAACGTCAG GATGCAGAATGACGTGAAGCTGCCCCAGGGTCAGCGGCGCAA CTACGCCCACGCGCTGGATGGCCTGTACCGCGTGGCTCGTGAAG AGGGTTTGAGGAGACTGTTCTCAGGTGCGACCATGGCGTCCAGCCGAGGGGCCTTAGTCACCGTGGGCCAG CTGTCCTGCTACGACCAGGCCAAGCAGCTGGTCCTTAGCACCGGCTACCTGTCTGACAACATCTTTACTCACTTTGTTGCCAGCTTTATTGCA GGTGGATGTGCCACGTTCCTGTGTCAGCCCCTGGATGTGCTGAAGACCCGTCTGATGAACTCCAAGGGGGAGTATCAG GGCGTTTTCCACTGCGCCGTGGAGACAGCGAAGCTCGGGCCTCTGGCCTTTTACAAG GGCCTCGTCCCAGCTGGCATCCGCCTCATCCCCCACACCGTGCTCACTTTTGTGTTTCTGGAACAGCTACGCAAAAACTTTGGCATCAAAGTGCCATCCTGA
- the SLC25A10 gene encoding mitochondrial dicarboxylate carrier isoform X1 — MAAEARVSRWYFGGLASCGAACCTHPLDLLKVHLQTQQEVKLRMTGMALRVVRTDGILALYSGLSASLCRQMTYSLTRFAIYETVRDRVAKGSQGPLPFHQKVLLGSISGLAGGFVGTPADLVNVRMQNDVKLPQGQRRNYAHALDGLYRVAREEGLRRLFSGATMASSRGALVTVGQLSCYDQAKQLVLSTGYLSDNIFTHFVASFIAAAGDEPPPQGGCATFLCQPLDVLKTRLMNSKGEYQGVFHCAVETAKLGPLAFYKGLVPAGIRLIPHTVLTFVFLEQLRKNFGIKVPS; from the exons ATGGCGGCCGAGGCGCGCGTGTCGCGCTGGTACTTCGGGGGGCTGGCCTCCTGCGGGGCCGCCTGCTGCACGCACCCGCTGGACCTGCTCAAG GTGCATCTGCAGACGCAGCAGGAGGTGAAGCTGCGCATGACGGGCATGGCACTGAGGGTGGTGCGCACCGACGGCATCCTGGCGCTCTACAGCGGCCTGAGCGCCTCGCTGTGCAGACAG ATGACCTACTCCCTGACTCGGTTCGCCATCTACGAGACTGTGCGGGACCGTGTGGCCAAGGGCAGCCAGGGGCCCCTCCCCTTCCACCAGAAGGTGTTGCTGGGCTCCATCAGCG GTTTAGCTGGAGGCTTCGTGGGGACGCCCGCGGACTTGGTCAACGTCAG GATGCAGAATGACGTGAAGCTGCCCCAGGGTCAGCGGCGCAA CTACGCCCACGCGCTGGATGGCCTGTACCGCGTGGCTCGTGAAG AGGGTTTGAGGAGACTGTTCTCAGGTGCGACCATGGCGTCCAGCCGAGGGGCCTTAGTCACCGTGGGCCAG CTGTCCTGCTACGACCAGGCCAAGCAGCTGGTCCTTAGCACCGGCTACCTGTCTGACAACATCTTTACTCACTTTGTTGCCAGCTTTATTGCA GCCGCTGGTGACGAGCCCCCTCCCCAGGGTGGATGTGCCACGTTCCTGTGTCAGCCCCTGGATGTGCTGAAGACCCGTCTGATGAACTCCAAGGGGGAGTATCAG GGCGTTTTCCACTGCGCCGTGGAGACAGCGAAGCTCGGGCCTCTGGCCTTTTACAAG GGCCTCGTCCCAGCTGGCATCCGCCTCATCCCCCACACCGTGCTCACTTTTGTGTTTCTGGAACAGCTACGCAAAAACTTTGGCATCAAAGTGCCATCCTGA
- the MRPL12 gene encoding large ribosomal subunit protein bL12m, whose product MLPAAARPLWGPCLGLRAAAFRLARRQVPCVCAMRHMRSSGHRRCEALAGAPLDNAPKEYPPKIQQLVQDIASLTLLEISDLNELLKKTLKIQDVGLVPMGGVMPGAVPAAAAQEVVEEEIPRAKERTHFTVRLTEANPVDKVKLIKEIKNYVQGINLVQAKKLVESLPQEIKANVAKAEAEKIKAALEAVGGTVVLE is encoded by the exons ATGCTGCCGGCGGCCGCTCGCCCCCTGTGGGGGCCTTGCCTTGGGCTTCGGGCTGCTGCGTTCCGCCTTGCTAG GCGACAGGTGCCATGCGTCTGTGCCATGCGACATATGAGGAGTAGCGGCCATCGGAGGTGTGAGGCCCTTGCTGGTGCACCCCTGGATAACGCCCCCAAGGAGTACCCCCCCAAGATTCAGCAACTGGTCCAGGACATCGCCAGCCTCACTCTCCTGGAAATCTCAGACCTCAACGAGCTCCTGAAG AAAACGTTGAAGATCCAGGATGTTGGGCTTGTGCCAATGGGTGGTGTGATGCCTGGGGCTGTCCCTGCTGCAGCAGCCCAGGAG GTGGTGGAAGAAGAGATCCCCAGAGCGAAAGAACGGACACATTTCACCGTCCGCCTGACTGAGGCGAACCCCGTGGACAAAGTGAAGCTGATCAAGGAAATCAAGAACTACGTCCAGGGCATCAACCTCGTCCAG GCAAAGAAGCTGGTGGAGTCCCTGCCCCAGGAAATCAAAGCCAATGTCGCCAAAGCCGAGGCGGAGAAGATCAAGGCGGCCCTGGAAGCGGTGGGCGGCACGGTGGTTCTGGAGTAG
- the SLC25A10 gene encoding mitochondrial dicarboxylate carrier isoform X6: protein MTGMALRVVRTDGILALYSGLSASLCRQMTYSLTRFAIYETVRDRVAKGSQGPLPFHQKVLLGSISGLAGGFVGTPADLVNVRMQNDVKLPQGQRRKCLASPLASPLAHAEGLRRLFSGATMASSRGALVTVGQLSCYDQAKQLVLSTGYLSDNIFTHFVASFIAGGCATFLCQPLDVLKTRLMNSKGEYQGVFHCAVETAKLGPLAFYKGLVPAGIRLIPHTVLTFVFLEQLRKNFGIKVPS from the exons ATGACGGGCATGGCACTGAGGGTGGTGCGCACCGACGGCATCCTGGCGCTCTACAGCGGCCTGAGCGCCTCGCTGTGCAGACAG ATGACCTACTCCCTGACTCGGTTCGCCATCTACGAGACTGTGCGGGACCGTGTGGCCAAGGGCAGCCAGGGGCCCCTCCCCTTCCACCAGAAGGTGTTGCTGGGCTCCATCAGCG GTTTAGCTGGAGGCTTCGTGGGGACGCCCGCGGACTTGGTCAACGTCAG GATGCAGAATGACGTGAAGCTGCCCCAGGGTCAGCGGCGCAA GTGCCTGGCCTCACCCCTTGCCTCACCCCTTGCTCATGCAGAGGGTTTGAGGAGACTGTTCTCAGGTGCGACCATGGCGTCCAGCCGAGGGGCCTTAGTCACCGTGGGCCAG CTGTCCTGCTACGACCAGGCCAAGCAGCTGGTCCTTAGCACCGGCTACCTGTCTGACAACATCTTTACTCACTTTGTTGCCAGCTTTATTGCA GGTGGATGTGCCACGTTCCTGTGTCAGCCCCTGGATGTGCTGAAGACCCGTCTGATGAACTCCAAGGGGGAGTATCAG GGCGTTTTCCACTGCGCCGTGGAGACAGCGAAGCTCGGGCCTCTGGCCTTTTACAAG GGCCTCGTCCCAGCTGGCATCCGCCTCATCCCCCACACCGTGCTCACTTTTGTGTTTCTGGAACAGCTACGCAAAAACTTTGGCATCAAAGTGCCATCCTGA